The proteins below come from a single Sander lucioperca isolate FBNREF2018 chromosome 20, SLUC_FBN_1.2, whole genome shotgun sequence genomic window:
- the LOC116060047 gene encoding apoptosis facilitator Bcl-2-like protein 14 isoform X1 — MANGHVEIHDPFSNPNSLHSSTRCGPKSTSDTDSMADTVEFRLLMAYAKRRRPEKESSTHDTPTSLSSGTDANGSSPQTPAMTKKEEKRKKKRKKGWKSIFSCIKPQTGAEEPSPMNANQPDVDDRCGDVDDRCGDVFFIPQVEGEDELKDLAGKLTNIADEIPFIPPEIETDSPTVDVNVEKTIGLLLRESGDRLNEKELKDAAIATELFWDYSFFKLLMTTLLTRMGLRTPNPDSPGPKASPKSQIAVTCEVTSRLSALNTLPSNRLLDHGARYLQHYYSSWAQQQGGYEEAFYSDDEDDIQ, encoded by the exons ATGGCAAACGGGCACGTGGAAATCCACGACCCCTTCTCCAACCCCAACAGCCTCCACAGCAGCACACGCTGTGGCCCGAAATCTACCTCAGACACAGACAGCATGGCGGACACGGTGGAGTTCAGGCTCCTTATGGCCTACGCAAAGAGGAGACGGCCGGAAAAGGAGTCATCTACACACGACACACCGACTTCACTAAGCAGTGGCACCGATGCAAACGGATCCTCGCCCCAGACGCCGGCCATGACtaaaaaagaggagaaaaggaagaagaagaggaagaagggaTGGAAAAGCATTTTTAGCTGTATCAAACCTCAGACAGGGGCAGAAGAACCGAGCCCAATGAATGCGAATCAGCCTGATGTTGACGACAGATGTGGTGATGTTGACGACAGATGTGGTGATGTGTTTTTTATTC ctCAAGTAGAAGGAGAGGATGAGCTGAAAGACTTAGCAGGCAAGCTAACAAATATCGCTGATGAAATCCCATTCATTCCTCCAGAAATAGAGACTGACTCGCCCACAG TAGATGTGAATGTGGAGAAAACCATTGGCCTGCTGCTGAGGGAGAGTGGAGACAGACTAAACGAGAAG GAGCTGAAAGATGCTGCTATAGCCACAGAGCTTTTTTGGGACTACAGTTTCTTTAAGCTGCTAATGACGACCCTTCTCACGAGGATGGGCCTCAGGACCCCCAACCCCGACTCTCCGGGGCCGAAAGCATCTCCCAAAAGTCAGATCGCTGTGACCTGTGAG GTCACCAGTCGTCTATCAGCGTTGAACACGCTGCCCAGCAACCGACTGCTTGACCACGGAGCCAGATATCTGCAGCATTATTATTCATCCTGGGCACAGCAGCAGGGCGGATAt GAGGAAGCCTTTTACAGCGACGATGAGGACGACATCCAGTGA
- the LOC116060047 gene encoding apoptosis facilitator Bcl-2-like protein 14 isoform X2 encodes MANGHVEIHDPFSNPNSLHSSTRCGPKSTSDTDSMADTVEFRLLMAYAKRRRPEKESSTHDTPTSLSSGTDANGSSPQTPAMTKKEEKRKKKRKKGWKSIFSCIKPQTGAEEPSPMNANQPDVDDRCGDVDDRCGDVFFIPQVEGEDELKDLAGKLTNIADEIPFIPPEIETDSPTDVNVEKTIGLLLRESGDRLNEKELKDAAIATELFWDYSFFKLLMTTLLTRMGLRTPNPDSPGPKASPKSQIAVTCEVTSRLSALNTLPSNRLLDHGARYLQHYYSSWAQQQGGYEEAFYSDDEDDIQ; translated from the exons ATGGCAAACGGGCACGTGGAAATCCACGACCCCTTCTCCAACCCCAACAGCCTCCACAGCAGCACACGCTGTGGCCCGAAATCTACCTCAGACACAGACAGCATGGCGGACACGGTGGAGTTCAGGCTCCTTATGGCCTACGCAAAGAGGAGACGGCCGGAAAAGGAGTCATCTACACACGACACACCGACTTCACTAAGCAGTGGCACCGATGCAAACGGATCCTCGCCCCAGACGCCGGCCATGACtaaaaaagaggagaaaaggaagaagaagaggaagaagggaTGGAAAAGCATTTTTAGCTGTATCAAACCTCAGACAGGGGCAGAAGAACCGAGCCCAATGAATGCGAATCAGCCTGATGTTGACGACAGATGTGGTGATGTTGACGACAGATGTGGTGATGTGTTTTTTATTC ctCAAGTAGAAGGAGAGGATGAGCTGAAAGACTTAGCAGGCAAGCTAACAAATATCGCTGATGAAATCCCATTCATTCCTCCAGAAATAGAGACTGACTCGCCCACAG ATGTGAATGTGGAGAAAACCATTGGCCTGCTGCTGAGGGAGAGTGGAGACAGACTAAACGAGAAG GAGCTGAAAGATGCTGCTATAGCCACAGAGCTTTTTTGGGACTACAGTTTCTTTAAGCTGCTAATGACGACCCTTCTCACGAGGATGGGCCTCAGGACCCCCAACCCCGACTCTCCGGGGCCGAAAGCATCTCCCAAAAGTCAGATCGCTGTGACCTGTGAG GTCACCAGTCGTCTATCAGCGTTGAACACGCTGCCCAGCAACCGACTGCTTGACCACGGAGCCAGATATCTGCAGCATTATTATTCATCCTGGGCACAGCAGCAGGGCGGATAt GAGGAAGCCTTTTACAGCGACGATGAGGACGACATCCAGTGA
- the LOC116060047 gene encoding apoptosis facilitator Bcl-2-like protein 14 isoform X3 — protein MANGHVEIHDPFSNPNSLHSSTRCGPKSTSDTDSMADTVEFRLLMAYAKRRRPEKESSTHDTPTSLSSGTDANGSSPQTPAMTKKEEKRKKKRKKGWKSIFSCIKPQTGAEEPSPMNANQPDVDDRCGDVDDRCGDVFFILEGEDELKDLAGKLTNIADEIPFIPPEIETDSPTVDVNVEKTIGLLLRESGDRLNEKELKDAAIATELFWDYSFFKLLMTTLLTRMGLRTPNPDSPGPKASPKSQIAVTCEVTSRLSALNTLPSNRLLDHGARYLQHYYSSWAQQQGGYEEAFYSDDEDDIQ, from the exons ATGGCAAACGGGCACGTGGAAATCCACGACCCCTTCTCCAACCCCAACAGCCTCCACAGCAGCACACGCTGTGGCCCGAAATCTACCTCAGACACAGACAGCATGGCGGACACGGTGGAGTTCAGGCTCCTTATGGCCTACGCAAAGAGGAGACGGCCGGAAAAGGAGTCATCTACACACGACACACCGACTTCACTAAGCAGTGGCACCGATGCAAACGGATCCTCGCCCCAGACGCCGGCCATGACtaaaaaagaggagaaaaggaagaagaagaggaagaagggaTGGAAAAGCATTTTTAGCTGTATCAAACCTCAGACAGGGGCAGAAGAACCGAGCCCAATGAATGCGAATCAGCCTGATGTTGACGACAGATGTGGTGATGTTGACGACAGATGTGGTGATGTGTTTTTTATTC TAGAAGGAGAGGATGAGCTGAAAGACTTAGCAGGCAAGCTAACAAATATCGCTGATGAAATCCCATTCATTCCTCCAGAAATAGAGACTGACTCGCCCACAG TAGATGTGAATGTGGAGAAAACCATTGGCCTGCTGCTGAGGGAGAGTGGAGACAGACTAAACGAGAAG GAGCTGAAAGATGCTGCTATAGCCACAGAGCTTTTTTGGGACTACAGTTTCTTTAAGCTGCTAATGACGACCCTTCTCACGAGGATGGGCCTCAGGACCCCCAACCCCGACTCTCCGGGGCCGAAAGCATCTCCCAAAAGTCAGATCGCTGTGACCTGTGAG GTCACCAGTCGTCTATCAGCGTTGAACACGCTGCCCAGCAACCGACTGCTTGACCACGGAGCCAGATATCTGCAGCATTATTATTCATCCTGGGCACAGCAGCAGGGCGGATAt GAGGAAGCCTTTTACAGCGACGATGAGGACGACATCCAGTGA